The DNA region CACTGGAGCATCGGGTTGTGTCAGGCGCATCGCACCCAGATTGTAAAGAAGCCCCTGAACTTGAAGCAACCCACTAAAATTGTCAGAAACTCGATCGCCATTTTTTTCATCAGTCAGGATGGAACTTTGCCAATCGAACCATTGATCGCTACCTATGTCTGTTTGCATAGCCAACAAAGTATTATCTAAATCATAAACAATGAGAATTTCTTTAGAGTCATAACGCTCTACTAGCTCCTGAACCTTTAGAGGAACATCTCGTAAATCCGATGTGGTATATTGGTCGAGTGCAACCGCCCAAGACGTCATCATAAAAAAGGCAATAAACACAAAGTACTTCATAAGATCTCCCTTTAATTTTGATACTTGTAAGAAAATTATCGGGGCATGTCCCGTCAGGAGTCGATCAGCATTAGGTTGGTTGTCGGTTAAGAATTACAACATGACGTATATGGTCATTGGCCGCTAACGGTGACAAAATCAGAAATGAAAATAACATCAGGGCTACAACTTTACATCGTGAGGTTTTGCCTTGGGCACACTATTTCATAAAATCGCAATTTTGTTTCGAATGATCTTTGGCCAATGGAACTGGCAGCCGCCTCAATGGCTTAAATTTGTATCTCATAAATTTCGAAACTCAGCGATCGGAAAAAAATGGGATCAACTGGTGGCTCGCGCCCAGCAAAATCCTCGGAAAACCAAAAAAATGACTCTTATGGCTGGGCTCACCTCGGTGGCGATCATCGCGTTGGGAATTGGGATCCAAGCGTATTTGGATTCCCTGCCCAAGCCGGACTATGTGGAGATTTCGGTATCCCCTCCTCTTGCGACCACACCCGATACGAAAACGGTTTATCCCGTCACTCTTACTTTTTCGAAATCTGCGGCAAGACTCGAATTGATACATCGCGATGTTTCTTCAATGGTAAAAATGTCTCCCGAGGTGTCGGGCTCTTGGAATTGGACGGATGACAAAACGCTAACCTTCACCCCGAATGCCGAAGCTTTTAAAACGGATTGGCTCAGTGGCACGGAGTACTCCGTCACTCTAAATTCGAAGATGTTCCCAGACCATGTGAAGTTTGAATCCTATAAAAAAACCTTTACCACTCCTGCGATCACGCTCTCGATGTACTCAGGCCGATATTACATCGATCCCCTTCAGCCAAAGAACAAAAAGGTCGTCGCGACGGTCTACGCCAGTCAGCCTATCAATACCGAAGAGTTTAAAAAAAGTATATCGATCACCTACCAATCGGCAGATAAGTCTCTTCTCGGGGGACAAGGGAAGTCACTGACTCCTCAAGTGACTTTTAATGCATATCTGACAGAAGCCTATATAGAGACCGAAAATATTTCGATCCCCGAGGTCGACTCGGTCGTTGAAATTTCGATTGATAAAGGAATTCCGTCAATGAGAGGTGGAAAACCCAGCGCCGCAGTAGCACAAACCAAAGTGGATGTTCCGGGTAAATATTCGGCGTTTCAGATCAGAGATGTTAAAATTATTTTTGCTCGAAATGAAAAATTTGAACCCGAGCAGGTTTTTGTTTTTGATACAAAAACCGAAGTTAAATCCGAGGATCTTCAAAAGGCGCTCAAAGTTTACTTACTTCCCGCTGATCATACTCCTCCAGGCTCAAAAAAAGTTGTTAAAAACTACAACTGGAGCTCCGCAAGCGAAGTCTCACCGGCTTTAAGAAAAGATCTCAAAGAAGTTGACCTGCAACTTCTACCGACCGAGGAAACTTACACGGCTCTTCATAGCTTTAAACTCAACGTTCCGATCAAACGCAGTCTACTGATCGAGATCACAAAGGGAGTCAAAGGACTCGGTGATTACGAGCTCGGAAAGACCTACACGGAAGTGATTCGCGTTCCCGACTACACCCCTGAGCTCATGTTTATGAGCGAAGGCTCCATCTTAAGTCTTTCGGGAGATCGCAAAATTCCCCTCCTCGCAAGAAACATCGAGAAAACTAAATTTAATATCGGTCGTGTTCTCCCTCATCAAGTGAACTTTATGATCTCTAAAATCTTCTACAGCGACGATTTTAAAAAGCCCTACACCCAAGATGTGGATAATATGATCATGGAGAACTTCGAGGAGGAGCAAAATCTCCCGATGAAATCCAAGACCGAAACGATTTATTTTTCTCTCGACTTGAAACCCTATATCAAAAACTCGAAGGGATTTTTTATCATTCGCGCTTCGGGAGTGAGTTCGAACCTCCCCGAGGCCCCGGAAGAATTTGAAAGCGAAGGGGACGGTGAATACGCCAGCGAAGAGGCTGGGACCTACTCCCCTCGTTCTTTGGAAGATCGTCGACTCATTATGGTGACCGATCTTGGACTTATCGCCAAGCAGAACACCGCGGGATCCACTTTAGTTTTTGTTCAAAACTTAAGATCCGGCTTGCCCGTCGAGGGAGCCACCGTTGAGATTATTGGGAACAATGGGCAGGCCTTTATTTCTCAGACGACCGACGCCAATGGACGCGTTACATTTCCAAAACTCGATAATTACAGGAACGAGAAAAAGCCCCTCGCTATCGTCGCTAAAAAAAGCGACGACGTGTCTTACCTCCCCTACCGCATGGGAGATCGCCAGCTTTCTTTTTCACGCTTTGATGTGGGGGGAGAAATCGAAAATGCGGATTCGGATCAACTGGCTTCTATGCTTTTCTCCGATCGAGGACTGTATCGTCCTGGAGATAAAGTCAATATTGGGATAATTCTTCGACCGAAGGTCAAATCCGATGCGATCACAAAACTCCCGTTGATGCTTGTGGTGACGGATCCGAGAGGTCACGTTTTTAAACGCGAAAAAATCCCGGTAAAGACTTTTAGTCTGCAGGATTTTAGTTTTAAAACTCACGATAACAGCCCAACCGGCGATTACGTCGTGTCCTTGGTCCTGATCAAAAAAGAAAAAGGCAACGAGCGTGAAGTGATCGTGGGCTCCACAACAATAAAGGTGGAGGAGTTTGTTCCTGATAAATTAAAAATCACAACTCAACTTATTCCTTATAAAACCAAGGGGTGGATCCCATTAGATAAAGTTGATGCCAAAGTCTATTTGAAAAACCTTTTTGGTTCCGCCGCCGAAAGTCGAAAGATTAAAGCCGAATACACCCTCACTCCGGTAAGCCCTTACATCGCCAAATTCAAAGATTACACTTTTATTAATCCCAACAGCAAAGACGCTCAATCTGTGAACGAATCTTTGACCGAAAAATTGACGGATCAAAAAGGCGAAACAGATTACCAGATCGATCTCAAAAAATTTCAAGGCTATTACCTTCTTCGCTTCAAAGCGGAAGGGTTCGAGGCCGAAGGGGGCCGCTCGGTGGACTCTATGATTTCGACCACCGTGAGCCAGCTCGATCACCTTGTGGGCTTTAAAGCCGATGGATCTTTGTCATTTATCAATAAGGACACCGAGAGAAATGTAAAACTCATTTCCCTCAATTCCGATCAGGACCCTAGCGAGAGCTCGGTGAAACTGGCTCTGACCGAAATCAAATACGTTTCGTCGTTGATGAAACAATCGGATGGAACTTTTAAATATCAATCGATTAAAAAAGAAAAAGAAATCGATACAAAAGATCTAAAAATTTCGAAGGCCGGGGCGTCGATAAAACTTCCGACCGATAAGGCCGGCCACTACGTTTATATCGTAAAAAACGATAAGGGAGATGAAATCAATCGGATCGATTTTAATGTGATCGGCGAGGCCAACCTCTCTCGATCCCTGGATCGAAATGCCGAGCTCCAAATCGTTCTCAATAAAGAGGATTATCAAAATGGCGAAGAGATCGAACTCCAGATCATCGCGCCTTACAGTGGCTCAGGCCTCATCACCATCGAACGAGATACAGTATATGCTCAAAAATGGTTTAAAACATCCTCGAATTCAACGGTTGAAAAGATCCGTATTCCCGAAGGTCTATCTGGAAATGCCTATGTGAATGTGACTTTCTTGCGCGACATTAATTCCAAAGAAATTTACATGAGTCCTTTAAGCTTCGGAGTCCAACCCTTTACGGTGAGCTTAGACCAACAAAAAACTCAAATTACCCTTAAGTCTCCGGAAAAAGTTCACCCTGGAGAAAAACTCTCGATCCAATATTCCGCGAGCCAACCCACCTCTCTCATCCTTTATGGGGTCGACGAAGGGATCTTGCAGGTTGCAAGATACAAACTCCCCAATCCTCTCTTGCACTTCTTCCGAAAGCGGGCCCTTCAAGTGGAGACGTATCAGTTGCTCGATCTTCTCCTGCCCGAGTTTTCTCTCCTTAAAGAAATGTCATCGACCGGAGGAGACGGCATGGAGGGTTCAGCGGGAGATAATTTAAATCCGTTTAAAGCTAAGGGACTGGCCCCGGTGGTATTTTGGTCGGGAGTTCTCAATGCCGACACCAACACTAAAACCTATACTTACGATGTTCCTGATTATTTTAATGGAAGCCTACGAATAATGGCCGTGGCGAGTTCCACCTCAGGAGTGGGATCCACCGAAAGCGCGTCGTTCTCCCGAGGGGACTTTATCATTACGCCCACCACCCCGGTCTTCATTGCTCCATCTGACGAAATCCATGTGGGCGTCAATGTTTCTAACCAAATCGAAAATTCAAAGAGCTCCACCGAGGTCAATTTGAGTGTGAATACCTCCGAGCAGCTCGAAGTGCTTGGAGAAAAAACGAAGAAACTCAACATTCCTCAAGGTCGAGAAGTGGGATCTTCATTTGTTCTCAAAGCCGGAGACCGTCTCGGAGTGGCCGACCTGCAGTTTTCGGCGACCAATGGAAAAGAATCCGCCACGTTTAAACATCAAGTGAGTTTAAGACCGGCAACGCCGCTCATCACAACCGTGGAGACCGGCATTGCGGGGAAATGGCCTCTGGATTTAAATCTCTCCCGCAAAATGTTTAAAGAGAAAGCCAGCAATACGCTGGCGATTTCTCCTACGCCGCTCGCGATCAGCTCGGGACTGATTCACTTTTTAAATGATTTTCCCCATGGCTGCACGGAGCAGATTGTTTCTCAAACAATTCCCAGCCTAGCATTGATGGGGCAAAAAGATCTTCCGTCTCATCTCAAAAAAGCGAAGGAAGCTCACGAGAATCTGATATCGGTCCTTAGGACACGGCAGACGCCTCAGGGAGGATTCTCATTGTATGGAAATAGCAATTCCGATTCCCACCCCGCGTCTCTTTACGTCATCCACTATCTTTTGGAAGCGCGCGAGCGAGGCCTGGATACGCCAGAAGACATGTCCGTGGCCATGACTTCTTATTTGCAATCTTCAGAATTAAGAAAGGTGGCAAGTCTTTCTCTGGCCCGCACTTTTGCGCAAGCTCTCTACCTTCAGGCACGTTCGGGGTTAGTTCCAACGAATGATTTAAACTTCCTCATGGAAGCCCTTCAGAAGTCCTTCAAGGATCAATGGAGGACCGACGCCATTGCGATCTATATCGCAGGCACCTATCAGCTCCTCCAGCAGGAGGACAAGGGCTGGACTCTTTTAAAAGATCTTAAAATGAATGAAACAAAGGTCGTCGACTTCTCCTCTTACTATGATTCAATATCACGCGACGCTCTTTTAATTAATATGGTGTCTCGTCATTTCCCGGGCCGACTCAAGGACGTATTAAATAACGAAGCTCTTCAAGCATTTGTAAAACCAATCTTGAATCGTCAGTTAAATACCGTGCAGGCGGCCCAAGTGATTCTTGCCTTCTCGAGTTTAAACACTTTAGCGGAAAAGAAAGGTTTCCCGGGCTCAATCCAAGCCCAACAGATCGTTTCTGGACAAGCCTCACCCATCGCACTTCCTAATAAACTTGTGAGTGAAGTGAGCGTAGGTCTTGATGCCGAAAAAGTAACGATCAGTGGAGATGAGTCCATGCTTCCGGTGTTTTACTCGATGACTCAAAAAGGCTTTGATCAAACTCTTCCTAATCAAGAAATCAAAAAGAAGATCGAAGTGTCGAGAGTCTTTGAAGATCACAAAGGAAAAGCTGTTTCCACTGTAAAAATGGGGGATGAAGTGACGGTCAAACTTCGACTTCGAGGGGTCGATAAAACATATATTCCCTATATCGTCATCGTGGACTTGTTCCCCGCAGGATTTGAACTTTTAAGAGACGAAGTGGTCTCCAATGCGGAGTCGCTCGAAAAGCGAGAGGATCGGTTATTAGTGTACACCTCCGCCTCGGAAACATTGCAGGAGATCACTTATAAATTAAAGGCCACTCATAAAGGAAAATTCTCTGTGCCTCCTGTTTTCGCCGAGTCCATGTATGACCGTTCAGTTCAATACATCGGCGTGGCTCAAAAGATCACGGTGGACTAGCAGATCTCCAATAATATCCATTTCAGCCTCCCCACCCAGACGTGAGGGGGCTTCTCCATTGACAGTCTCTCTCCCAACTGGCGAGCTAGAGATATCAACCCAAAAAAGGAGACTCACATGTCAAGGATGGCAGTACTTCTCGTATTCTCACTTTTAGCGTCAATTTCCTTCGCTCAGGAATCCAAGAGGGACGTCGAGCTCAAAGCCACGCAACTGCGCTTTGAATTCGCGAGCCAAGATGGCGACCTCCTTTATCAGTGCACTCACGAATTTATTGATTCGCTTCTCGACTACTCTGTCACTTGTTTTCGAGAGGAAGCTCCGGATTACAAGTGGAATTTTATCGTTCATCCACGACTTTTTGTCCACGAGCGCCCTCAGCCCCCTCACTTAAGCTACGAATTACTTTTCTGGGTGACCGATCGCCAATTGACCGGGGGTCATCTGGGACAATTTTTGGGAACGACCCTTTGGCTCCATTTGCAGGACGCAACGCCATTGATGGGTTTTGAAATCGGTCAAGACGTTCAAAACACCTTTGTTTTGAGAATGCACGTCAGATTATAAATCCCCATTTGAATTTGCATCCCCAATTGCGCTAGAATTGGGGCATGAAACGCTACGGGATCGTCTTTCTTATTGTACTGGTCACCGCCCTCATCGCGTCGCCTTTTCTCAAATTAAAAGTTCTTAACGGGGTTTCCTTTTCTCGCGAAGTCTATGACAAAAACGAAGTCTTACTCCGCCTGACTCTCTCTGGGGATGAGAAGTATCGAATATTTACTCGCCTCGAGGACATTCATCCTCAATTTGTGAAATCGGTGCTGCTGTTAGAGGATCAATACTTTTACTATCATTTTGGAATCAACCCTGTAGCTCTGGTCCGAGCTTTACTTTCTATCAACGAAGATACGGGACGTTCCGGAGCTTCGACCATCACGATGCAGTTGGCACGAATTCGTTTCGGGCTAAAAACACGAACATTGAAAGGAAAGCTCTTCCAGATGGTGCGCGCCCTTCAACTGGAATTGACCCACTCCAAAAAGGAAATTCTCGAAGCCTACTTAAATCTTGTTCCCTATGGAGGACCCATCGAAGGAGTTGGTGCGGCCAGCCGTATTTACTTTCATCGATCCCCTAAGGATCTCAGCCTTTCGGAATCTTTGCTTCTCGCGGTGATCCCGCAAAGCCCAAGTCGTCGCAGTCTCGTTCAAGGGGGTGAAACGCTAAACCCTTCCCTCCTTTCGGCCCGAGAACGTTTACTTCGACGTTGGATGGAGCAACATCCCGGTGATCGCGAACATCTCGTCAATCTGCAGCTGCCATTGGTCTCTCAGAAACTTAAAAGTTTACCGTTTCTTGCTCCGCACTTTTCGGAATACGCGTTACGTATGTCGACCTCCGTCAAAATAAAAACAACTTTGGATCTTCCACAACAAAAGATCCTCGAGGACAAAGTCAAAAGTTACGTGGAACGGCAAAGTCACTTCGGAATTCAAAATGCAACGGCTCTCATCGTCAATCACGAAGACATGTCCGTAGTGGCCGCCGTTGGCTCGAAAGACTTCCACGATGAATCGATCCAGGGGCAGGTCAACGGTTTACTCGCTCGCCGCTCTCCCGGCTCGGCCCTTAAACCCTTTGTTTATGCTTTGGCCTTTCAGCAGGGCCTAGGACACCCCAAAACTCTACTAAAGGACACACCGACAGAGTTTGCTCTCTACGATCCCGAGAACTTCGATAAAAAGTTTTTAGGGCCGATTTCCACGCAAGAGGCTCTCATTCATAGCCGAAATATTCCTGCACTTACACTTTCCAATCAATTGCGCCGTCCCGACTTTTATGAGTTTCTTAAATCTTCAGACATGCATCTCCCTCGCGATGCCGATTACTATGGGTTGAGCCTGGTTCTCGGGGGAACCGAAATCTCCCCTTGGGAACTGGCGCAATTTTATGCCATGCTCGCCAATAAAGGACGTTGGCAACCTCTCAAAATTTTTGAAACTCAAAAATTAGAATCGAGACAACAACTCACGCCCGAAGCATCGATAGTGACCTTATACATGTTGACTCATACACCTCCACTTCACACGGGATACCACAAGAAGTGGACCACTTCGGTTTATCCCGTCGCCTGGAAGACAGGAACTTCTCATTCATTTAGGGACGCTTGGACGGTGGGGGTGGTCGGTCCCTATGTCGTTGTGACCTGGGTCGGAAACTTCGACAACGCTCCCAATCCTCAGTTGATTGGCCGAGACATGGCGGCACCTCTGTTTTTCCAAATCATCGATTCTCTACCTGATCAACATCTTAAGAATCCAAACTGGCTCCAAGTGGCGGGCACCGAGCTCAAAAAAATTAATGTCTGCAAACTCTCGGGCCATCTTCCAGGTAAATATTGTCCCCACCAGGAATTGACGTGGTATCACCCGGGAGTCTCCCCCATAAAAACTTGTGATATTCACCGCCCGGTTCTTATTAGCAAAAGAACTGGCAAAAGAACATGCGGAGAACTCTCTGGAGAAACAGCGATCGAGATTTACGAGTTTTGGCCTTCTGATCTCAAGAATCTTTTTGCCAAGGCCGGAATTCGCCGCCAGGAACCTCCTGAATTTGAGGCTCAGTGTGATCTCTTCGCGGAGGACTCCAAAGGACAGGCTCCGCAAATCACATCGCCCGGGCGGAATATTTCTTATCTTAAAAGCTTATCTTCCGCGAGCGAGAATAATTTAATGAGTTTACAAGCTGTCGCTGATGGCGATGCCAAAGAACTCTATTGGTTCGTCGACAAAAACTTTATAGGAAAAACCAAAACGGATCAGACGCTGCAGTACTCACCCACCGTGGGCGAGCATTTGATCAGTGTCGTCGATGATCGTGGCCGAGCCGACCACCGCACCATTCAAATTGAAGCGGTTCAATAGAACTCTATATTTTTTTTAATTTCCCATCCTTTTATCGATAACATTTGAGAACTGTGAGATTTTCGCCCCGGGTTGTTATTCAGAGGGGTTTTTGTGGGTTATGGGGTTTTGTTCGCGACTTTAGTATCTATTTCTAATTTTGTTTTCGCTAACGATCATTGCACCTCGCAAACACAACGGCCCGAGCCGATCATCCGCCAAAGTGAATCTTCGTTTGGCCAAGAGATCGAAGATATTTCTGCACTTTTCGAGCGCTATGTTGTCTCTGGTCAACGTCTTGAATACCGGGGATTTATGGAGAGCGGAAAGTTCTTAGTTCCTCACATGGCAAGCAACGAGACCGCAAAGCCCGTAAAAGAGATTGTCGAATGGCCGCTTCATCTTCCCCAAGCGATTGCCATTCATCTCGAAAAAGCTTTCGAAAAGGGCTATGCGAATTTTCCAATCATGGCGGACATGGGCCATGGACATTTTTATATTCCCAGCGAAGATTACAAAGCTCTTAGAAATCGACCTTACAAGGAGGTGATCCACGCGGTCTTGCATCACCCTCGCCTTCGCATTTTGTATCACACCGCCGAGCATCTCGCCTACGTGAGTGATCAACAGACAATCGTCCCGCGCTACGAATTCCTCCGAGCTCACCGAAACATCGTGGGTTCGATCGACGCTCCGGAAGATATTCAAATCGTGAGTGAGCCCTCTATCAATAATACCGTAGGAGGCCTCCCTGGCTGGTCAGGATTTGGCTCATTCTATCTTCACGTCAGCGGGCGAGGATGTTTTCCCTTTAATTATAAAGGCCGCCCGTTAAAATTAGATCTTGGGTTTATGGGCCCAAGCTATGTGCCCTCAGAGTCTGATCACTGCACCGATGGGAACTCGACCCTTTGCCGGTAATTCCTTACTTCGCGCTAAAGGCGAACTGGTAACTGGCGCTCACTTTTGAACCTTCAGGAGCTTTTGGAAATTGCCAAAACGGCATTTTTCCAAGGACACAATCTACGAAAGTCTTGTCCTTAATCTCTGAACTCGAATCTGCCGTAAACTTCGAGGCTTTGCCCTTATCATCCAATTCGAAATTGACTTGAAGCTTTCCTGCAAGTCCCGGGACCCGTACCACCGCATTCTTGTAGCAAACCTGAACCTCGTATTGATGAGGCACTATGGCTTGATGAATCTCCTCATTCGAAATTGCCAGAGCTGAGATCGAAACAAACAACCCAAAAAATATCAAACTGGATTTCATTGTGAACTCCTTAAAATACCATTTTGAACCACCCACGTCGAATTTCCAAATATATTTTAATTTAGTAGTAACTTTTAAAGGTGAGCTCCGTAATCCCATATATGAAATATATATTCCTCATATTAATGCTTGTTTTCTCTCAGCTATCGAGATTTCATCGCGGGAGACTGGCTCCGGCTACGAACTCGACTCCAGGTGATTTCTGATGATGCCGATTTCCCGGATCGAAAGTCGGTCAGAAAAGGTGATCCCGCACGAGCTGATACTTCCGAATGGCAAAATCGGCTCGAAATTTTTTTTCCCGGGATATAATAATGATTATTGGGGCGAACTCAATCTTGGACTAGCAAAGGATCTTGACGAGCAACAAGGCCTCTACGCGGACCTCCAAGTTAAAATTAAGTTATTCAACTTTCGCGTACCTTACGCCCAAATCTTGATCGAGCCCAACCTCTACGCCGGACTCGGTGGGGGCGATTCCTCTCACAATGAGTATCTGTATGGCCCCTCCGTGTCCAAGGGTGGAATCACAAATTACACCTATGGGGCATGGTTCGCCTTCCCTGAAGAGGCCGATCGATTTTACCCCATCATTCAGATTCGCCGCTTTGAAACGACCAGTGACTTTGCTTCCAGAGAGTTTGCTCAAGGTCGAGGCGAAGGTTGGTTGTTTTCATTCATTGCATCGGTGCAAGTTTTTTAAAAAGAAAACCAGTCTATATTAAAACAGACAAGTTTTTCTTCGGGAGATTTTTGAATTCGCTTTAAAAACTTTGCAATCAAGGCCACAAGCTCCTCCCTCAAAGCCTCCTTGTCTTTTTCAGACATAGACATCGGCGACGAGTAGAAGAGATCGTCATCGTGGGGCTGCTGTATCTTCTCCAGCGCTTTGAGACGCCAATTTCGTCGATGATTATTAATTAAAGGAGAATTTGAATCGAGATAAGTTGTTCTCGGTCCGACACTAATTTTACCGTCTTTTTCCACGCAGAGTCCGTTATCGACAAGAAATGTGATCACCTTATTGACGAGAGCTCGGTTCAGTCCAAAATAATCGGCCATCTCTTCGGGAGTATTATGGGTTGGTAATGCAGATAGCATTCTCAAGCCGCTGTAATACCAGTTCGAATAAAATATCGCTTTATTTTCGTCGGAGATTTCGTTGTGTTCGATGATCCGAGATTTAATATTTTTACCCTCAGCCAGTAGTTTTTTTTCTTCTTTAAGGTAAAAATCCCTGAGATCGTGAGTTCCGGCACGATCTTTATGAATCATGTTCACGAAGTACCGTGTTTCAAGATCACTCAATCCCAGAAATTGAGCGATACGAAGGCCTTGCTCCGGAGTCAAATGCCTAGATCCTTTAAAAATTTGGCTGATCGCCGTAGAGTTAACACCCAAATGAAGTGCCATCTGCCGAAACTGACCTCGACCTCGATGAGGCATCAGGGAGACTTTTTCGCGAACAAACTGCTTATAATTCGTAAAATTAAATATCGCCATAAATCATATATTTCAAATATTTAGCCAATAATATTTACATAAAAGTAAACTATAAACCTTATTGTTTAATAAATAAATCTATTTATTAAAACGTGCCTCATTTAGTTTCATTTTCGAAATTAACCGCAGGCTCGCCTGCAAGGAGATCTAAAATGAACAAACAAGCTATCTGTAAAACGAATCGTCACATCTGTAATACTTTCTGCTCAGACAACCAAAATTTGACGGGCACTAAATAAACACTAAACTCTTAACTCTCGAGGAATATATGAATAAATTCTTTCTAGCTCTATTAACCACAGTACAAATTTTCACCGCTCTTTGTAGCGAAGCTCAAGCCATTCCATCTATCACAACAAAAGCGGATGGCACCGCCGACGCCGGCGGAGGAACCGTCGAAAAATCAACCGAGGCTGACGTGCGCGCGGCCGTTGACGAAGCTCTTTTCATACTGACCGACGCAGAATTCTTTGAAAAACTCAGTCGAGCCCGAATTTACAGCTCGAAGAAACTGAGCGAACGTGAATCAGATCAACTCTACCGCATCCAAAGAACTCTGAGTTACCCCCCTCTCGCAGCAATTCTTCCACTTCTCGAAGGAAAATCTCGAGACGACTCAGATGCAGATCTCGAAAAACAAAGAGTACTTCTTAACAAGTATTTGAAAAAAACTCTGATCGAGTATATTGATAAAACTAAGATTTACTTTTTAGATAAGGGATCCTGCCCAGCGAGCGACAAAACGAATGCCGATGCGAGTGTCAGTGAATTTGATTTGAATGCAAAAATCTGCTTCAGCCTCGAAAATCTCAAAAATATTCCTAAAGAATCTTTATTAAAGCACGTGACCGGACTATGGGCGCACGAGATCGGTCACATGTTTGGATTTCAGGAAGACGTTGTCGTATTGCTTCAGAATAGGATCGTCGAGGCCTTTGATCAAATACACTACTTTTCTGGTGTCAGAATGCCCTCAGTGATACGCTCTTACATCTGGGATATCACCGTAGCTTTAGATTATGTGGCCTTTATGCTTGAGATGGATGAGGGTGCAACTCTTAACAACGTGGTGATGACTAAATCAATTAAGATCAGTCAACTTCGATATAAGTTAGGCTTCGCTGCTGGGTTAAATACTGCATTACTCGAGATATTTAATAACAGGTCAGCCGCACCACCGCTATTTAAAAAACCGGAAGTTCAAAAGTTAATCGCAAAAAGTTTGCCTCTCATTCAGTCTTTTAATGAATTCCTAAAAGAAAGCTTCAATTCGTCCGATGAGCAAGTAATGAGTCACGACTATCTCATCTCCCTTCGTGCCCAAGCTAAACTTATGAATGAAATCCAAAAGATCTTCGAAGACGTAGAGCATCTTCAGTTTTCAAAATAAATACTCAAGAAACTCCATTTATAAAAATGGAGTTTCTCCTCTTCTATTCTCTTCTCTCCCTTAATTGCAAATTGACTTTTCCTGTCACTCCACTAAAACAAGTCATGGTTTCCGTGATCATCCCCGTATACAATCGCAGCGAGCTCTTGCAACGAGCGATTGAGTCTGTGAGTCGACAGTCGACCGAGGACTTAGAAATTATTGTGGTGGATGATCATTCAACAGAAGATATTGAATCGCTGTGCAGCCATCTCCATTGTCGCTACTTACTGAACAGCGGCCGAGGAGTCAGCGCCGCCAGAAACGCCGGGATTGTGGCCGCAAAATTTCCCTACGTGGCGTTTTTAGATTCCGATGACGAGTGGCTTCCCGAAAAAATCGAAGTGCAACTCCAATACATGATGGAACGCCCTCACCTCCAGCTCTCTCACACCAACGAAACATGGATCCGCAACGGAAAAGA from Bdellovibrionales bacterium includes:
- a CDS encoding alpha-2-macroglobulin — encoded protein: MGTLFHKIAILFRMIFGQWNWQPPQWLKFVSHKFRNSAIGKKWDQLVARAQQNPRKTKKMTLMAGLTSVAIIALGIGIQAYLDSLPKPDYVEISVSPPLATTPDTKTVYPVTLTFSKSAARLELIHRDVSSMVKMSPEVSGSWNWTDDKTLTFTPNAEAFKTDWLSGTEYSVTLNSKMFPDHVKFESYKKTFTTPAITLSMYSGRYYIDPLQPKNKKVVATVYASQPINTEEFKKSISITYQSADKSLLGGQGKSLTPQVTFNAYLTEAYIETENISIPEVDSVVEISIDKGIPSMRGGKPSAAVAQTKVDVPGKYSAFQIRDVKIIFARNEKFEPEQVFVFDTKTEVKSEDLQKALKVYLLPADHTPPGSKKVVKNYNWSSASEVSPALRKDLKEVDLQLLPTEETYTALHSFKLNVPIKRSLLIEITKGVKGLGDYELGKTYTEVIRVPDYTPELMFMSEGSILSLSGDRKIPLLARNIEKTKFNIGRVLPHQVNFMISKIFYSDDFKKPYTQDVDNMIMENFEEEQNLPMKSKTETIYFSLDLKPYIKNSKGFFIIRASGVSSNLPEAPEEFESEGDGEYASEEAGTYSPRSLEDRRLIMVTDLGLIAKQNTAGSTLVFVQNLRSGLPVEGATVEIIGNNGQAFISQTTDANGRVTFPKLDNYRNEKKPLAIVAKKSDDVSYLPYRMGDRQLSFSRFDVGGEIENADSDQLASMLFSDRGLYRPGDKVNIGIILRPKVKSDAITKLPLMLVVTDPRGHVFKREKIPVKTFSLQDFSFKTHDNSPTGDYVVSLVLIKKEKGNEREVIVGSTTIKVEEFVPDKLKITTQLIPYKTKGWIPLDKVDAKVYLKNLFGSAAESRKIKAEYTLTPVSPYIAKFKDYTFINPNSKDAQSVNESLTEKLTDQKGETDYQIDLKKFQGYYLLRFKAEGFEAEGGRSVDSMISTTVSQLDHLVGFKADGSLSFINKDTERNVKLISLNSDQDPSESSVKLALTEIKYVSSLMKQSDGTFKYQSIKKEKEIDTKDLKISKAGASIKLPTDKAGHYVYIVKNDKGDEINRIDFNVIGEANLSRSLDRNAELQIVLNKEDYQNGEEIELQIIAPYSGSGLITIERDTVYAQKWFKTSSNSTVEKIRIPEGLSGNAYVNVTFLRDINSKEIYMSPLSFGVQPFTVSLDQQKTQITLKSPEKVHPGEKLSIQYSASQPTSLILYGVDEGILQVARYKLPNPLLHFFRKRALQVETYQLLDLLLPEFSLLKEMSSTGGDGMEGSAGDNLNPFKAKGLAPVVFWSGVLNADTNTKTYTYDVPDYFNGSLRIMAVASSTSGVGSTESASFSRGDFIITPTTPVFIAPSDEIHVGVNVSNQIENSKSSTEVNLSVNTSEQLEVLGEKTKKLNIPQGREVGSSFVLKAGDRLGVADLQFSATNGKESATFKHQVSLRPATPLITTVETGIAGKWPLDLNLSRKMFKEKASNTLAISPTPLAISSGLIHFLNDFPHGCTEQIVSQTIPSLALMGQKDLPSHLKKAKEAHENLISVLRTRQTPQGGFSLYGNSNSDSHPASLYVIHYLLEARERGLDTPEDMSVAMTSYLQSSELRKVASLSLARTFAQALYLQARSGLVPTNDLNFLMEALQKSFKDQWRTDAIAIYIAGTYQLLQQEDKGWTLLKDLKMNETKVVDFSSYYDSISRDALLINMVSRHFPGRLKDVLNNEALQAFVKPILNRQLNTVQAAQVILAFSSLNTLAEKKGFPGSIQAQQIVSGQASPIALPNKLVSEVSVGLDAEKVTISGDESMLPVFYSMTQKGFDQTLPNQEIKKKIEVSRVFEDHKGKAVSTVKMGDEVTVKLRLRGVDKTYIPYIVIVDLFPAGFELLRDEVVSNAESLEKREDRLLVYTSASETLQEITYKLKATHKGKFSVPPVFAESMYDRSVQYIGVAQKITVD